One Streptococcus sp. zg-86 DNA window includes the following coding sequences:
- a CDS encoding PTS fructose transporter subunit IIABC, translating into MKIQDVLRQEVMLLDLAARTKEAVIDEMVTNLVEKGFVTDFDVFKTGIMNREAQTTTGLGDGIAMPHSKNAAVKEATVLFAKSNQGVDYESLDGQPTDLFFMIAAPEGANDTHLAALAELSKYLMKPGFADKLRHVSSSAEVLAVFDEAEAADKASQVVETASASRGEKDFIVAVTACTTGIAHTYMAEEALKKQAAEMGIDIKVETNGASGVGNKLTAEDIKRAKGVIIAADKAVEMARFNGKPLVSRPVADGIKKTEELINLVLNGEASLYYAKEGASMEESAETLSLGKAFYKHLMSGVSQMLPFVIGGGILIALAFLIDNVLGVPQDQLSSLGSYNELASMFMKIGGAAFGFMLPLLAGYIAYSIAEKPGLIAGFVAGAIAKDGLAYGKIPFGAATSDIPAAVSSGFLGALVGGFLAGAVILALRKVLAHLPKSLEGIKSILLLPLLGAMITGFVMFFVNIPMAAINTGMNDFLSGLEGSSAVILGLVLGGMMAIDMGGPVNKAAYVFGTGTLAATVANGGSVAMAAVMAGGMAPPLAVFVATLLFKDKFTKEERNSGLTNIVMGLSFITEGAIPFGAADPARAIPSFVAGSAITGALVGLSGIKLMAPHGGIFVIALTSNPLLYLVFVLVGAIVSGILFGALRKAK; encoded by the coding sequence ATGAAAATTCAAGATGTCTTACGACAAGAAGTGATGTTGCTTGATTTAGCAGCAAGAACGAAAGAAGCAGTTATTGATGAAATGGTCACAAACTTAGTGGAAAAAGGGTTTGTAACAGATTTCGATGTCTTTAAAACAGGGATTATGAACCGTGAAGCCCAAACGACAACTGGTCTCGGTGATGGAATCGCTATGCCTCATAGCAAGAATGCGGCAGTCAAAGAAGCAACAGTTCTCTTTGCAAAATCAAACCAAGGTGTCGACTATGAGAGTTTAGATGGTCAGCCAACGGATTTATTCTTTATGATTGCTGCACCAGAAGGGGCTAATGATACACATCTAGCAGCCCTTGCAGAATTGTCCAAATATTTGATGAAACCAGGATTTGCAGATAAACTTCGTCACGTTTCCTCATCTGCTGAAGTTCTAGCGGTCTTTGATGAAGCGGAGGCAGCTGATAAAGCCAGTCAAGTGGTTGAAACAGCAAGTGCCAGCAGAGGAGAAAAAGACTTTATCGTTGCAGTTACAGCGTGTACAACAGGGATTGCCCATACCTATATGGCAGAAGAAGCACTGAAAAAACAGGCTGCTGAAATGGGGATTGACATCAAGGTAGAAACAAATGGTGCATCTGGTGTCGGCAATAAGTTGACAGCAGAGGATATCAAGCGTGCTAAGGGCGTTATCATCGCAGCAGATAAGGCTGTTGAAATGGCTCGATTTAATGGAAAACCACTCGTATCACGCCCCGTTGCAGATGGTATCAAAAAGACAGAAGAACTCATCAACCTTGTCTTAAACGGTGAAGCAAGTCTGTATTACGCGAAAGAAGGTGCGAGTATGGAAGAATCCGCCGAAACATTGAGCCTTGGAAAGGCCTTCTATAAACACTTGATGAGTGGCGTTTCCCAAATGCTTCCATTTGTTATCGGCGGCGGTATCTTGATTGCCCTTGCCTTTCTTATTGATAATGTCTTGGGTGTACCCCAAGATCAATTATCTAGTCTTGGTTCTTACAATGAATTAGCATCTATGTTTATGAAGATTGGTGGCGCAGCCTTTGGCTTTATGTTACCGCTTCTTGCAGGGTATATTGCTTATTCTATTGCTGAAAAGCCAGGTTTGATTGCTGGTTTTGTGGCAGGTGCTATTGCAAAAGATGGTCTGGCTTATGGAAAAATTCCATTTGGGGCAGCGACCTCTGACATTCCAGCAGCTGTTTCTTCTGGTTTCTTAGGTGCTCTTGTCGGCGGTTTCTTGGCAGGTGCGGTTATCCTAGCCTTACGAAAAGTTCTTGCTCATTTACCAAAATCTCTTGAAGGAATCAAATCCATTCTTCTCTTGCCACTGCTTGGCGCTATGATTACGGGATTTGTGATGTTCTTTGTCAATATCCCAATGGCGGCTATCAATACTGGTATGAATGATTTCCTCAGTGGTTTAGAAGGAAGTTCCGCAGTCATCTTGGGACTCGTCCTTGGAGGGATGATGGCAATCGATATGGGTGGTCCCGTCAATAAGGCAGCCTATGTCTTTGGTACAGGTACATTGGCAGCAACCGTTGCAAATGGCGGTTCTGTGGCAATGGCAGCTGTTATGGCAGGTGGTATGGCGCCTCCTCTAGCAGTCTTTGTTGCTACTCTCTTATTTAAAGATAAATTTACAAAAGAAGAACGTAATTCAGGTTTGACCAATATCGTTATGGGCTTATCCTTTATTACAGAAGGGGCGATTCCATTTGGGGCGGCAGACCCAGCACGTGCGATTCCTAGTTTCGTAGCAGGATCAGCGATTACAGGAGCTTTAGTAGGTTTGTCTGGTATCAAATTGATGGCACCACACGGTGGAATCTTCGTGATTGCCTTGACTAGCAATCCACTTCTCTACCTCGTCTTTGTTCTCGTTGGCGCAATTGTATCCGGTATTCTCTTTGGTGCCCTTCGCAAAGCAAAATAA
- a CDS encoding aminotransferase class I/II-fold pyridoxal phosphate-dependent enzyme encodes MVEFRQGLASWEPYKLGQIAPYDLANNENRLMDWTGLLKNIQANMSLSDLMYYGDNCYRDVIEKYANYAGVHARQVTAGVGSDFLIHMIVTTFLEKGDVFLTVDPDFFMYQVYNQLHDSRFEAYPLEWEQDSLHLSAKKLLIYAERVEAKVLMLSNPNNPSSVAFNPKEIEQILQSFKGLVVLDEAYIEFSDSPSFVSLIGTSPNLIVLRTLSKAFALAGLRLGFAIANERLIYELDKAIPPFSVSNVVAKIGSAALDYTSQVEETRQAIIALRREFLDFLAQIPKAQALPSQTNFVTFTFPKAEAFYRKALEQGFDFKYYQEGRLTGYIRMAIGRPEEMALVKQILLSLMAE; translated from the coding sequence ATGGTAGAATTTAGACAAGGATTAGCGAGCTGGGAGCCGTATAAATTGGGGCAAATTGCTCCGTATGATTTAGCCAATAATGAGAACCGCTTAATGGATTGGACAGGTCTTTTAAAGAATATCCAAGCCAATATGAGCTTGTCCGATTTGATGTACTATGGGGATAATTGCTATCGTGATGTGATTGAAAAATATGCCAACTATGCTGGTGTGCATGCTAGACAAGTCACAGCTGGTGTGGGATCAGATTTTCTCATTCACATGATTGTAACGACCTTCCTAGAAAAGGGAGATGTCTTTTTGACCGTTGATCCGGATTTTTTCATGTACCAAGTCTACAACCAGCTGCATGATTCGCGCTTTGAGGCATATCCCTTAGAGTGGGAGCAGGACAGTCTACACTTGTCAGCAAAAAAACTTTTGATTTATGCAGAGCGAGTGGAGGCTAAGGTTCTCATGTTATCCAATCCCAATAATCCCTCTTCCGTAGCCTTTAATCCCAAAGAAATTGAGCAAATCCTACAATCCTTTAAGGGCTTGGTTGTCTTAGATGAGGCCTATATTGAATTTTCAGACAGCCCGAGTTTTGTCAGTTTGATTGGAACTTCCCCTAATCTCATTGTCCTACGCACCTTATCAAAAGCCTTTGCTCTAGCAGGTTTGCGCTTAGGTTTTGCCATAGCTAATGAGCGGTTGATTTATGAATTGGATAAGGCTATCCCGCCTTTTAGTGTGTCAAATGTTGTGGCAAAGATTGGTTCTGCGGCTCTAGATTACACTAGTCAAGTGGAAGAAACAAGACAAGCGATTATCGCACTTCGTCGGGAGTTTCTGGATTTTCTAGCTCAGATTCCAAAGGCTCAAGCCCTACCTAGTCAGACAAATTTTGTGACATTTACCTTTCCCAAAGCAGAAGCCTTTTATCGTAAGGCATTAGAACAGGGTTTTGATTTCAAGTATTACCAAGAAGGAAGATTAACAGGTTATATTCGTATGGCGATTGGTCGTCCTGAGGAAATGGCCTTAGTGAAGCAGATTCTGCTCTCTCTTATGGCTGAATAA
- the pfkB gene encoding 1-phosphofructokinase: MIYTVTLNPAIDYIVRLSKIESGAVNRMDSSDIFSGGKGINVSRILQRLGYASTATGFVGGFTGEFIKSSLATEEIGTQFVKVDQDTRINVKIKADQETEINGLGPIVTEEQLAELETILAHVTTEDTVVFAGSAPASLGNQVYNRLIPLAKEAGAEVVCDFEGQTLLDSLAYQPLLVKPNNHELEAIFGVTFQSREDIVQYAKEILTKGAQHVIVSMAGDGALLVTPEATYFAKPIKGVVKNSVGAGDSMVAGFTGAYTTSHNPIEALKWGVACGTATAFSDDLASIEFIKEMYEKVEVEIL, encoded by the coding sequence ATGATTTATACAGTCACCTTAAACCCTGCGATAGACTATATTGTTCGTCTTTCAAAGATAGAATCAGGCGCAGTTAATCGCATGGATAGTAGTGATATCTTTTCTGGTGGTAAGGGAATCAATGTCAGCCGGATTTTACAACGGCTTGGCTATGCCAGTACCGCAACTGGTTTTGTCGGAGGATTTACTGGGGAATTTATCAAGAGCAGTTTGGCTACTGAAGAAATTGGTACTCAGTTTGTCAAGGTAGACCAAGATACCCGTATCAATGTCAAAATCAAGGCAGACCAAGAAACGGAGATCAATGGACTAGGACCGATTGTGACAGAGGAGCAATTGGCAGAATTAGAAACCATTTTAGCACATGTCACCACAGAAGATACCGTGGTCTTTGCAGGTTCTGCACCAGCTAGTTTGGGAAACCAAGTCTACAATCGCTTGATTCCCTTAGCCAAAGAGGCTGGAGCAGAAGTTGTCTGTGACTTTGAAGGTCAGACCCTGCTGGATTCCTTGGCCTATCAACCACTCTTGGTCAAACCAAATAATCATGAATTAGAAGCTATTTTTGGTGTGACCTTCCAGTCGCGTGAGGATATTGTGCAGTATGCAAAAGAAATTCTTACCAAAGGTGCACAACATGTGATTGTGTCCATGGCAGGTGATGGAGCATTGCTGGTGACTCCAGAGGCAACCTATTTTGCAAAACCAATCAAGGGAGTGGTCAAAAATTCTGTCGGAGCTGGTGATTCAATGGTTGCTGGATTTACAGGTGCATACACCACATCTCATAACCCAATTGAAGCCTTGAAATGGGGAGTTGCTTGCGGAACGGCAACAGCTTTCTCAGATGATTTAGCCAGCATTGAGTTTATTAAGGAAATGTATGAAAAAGTGGAGGTAGAAATTCTATGA
- a CDS encoding pneumococcal-type histidine triad protein — MKKKYIIGSVAAIALSLCSYELGRHQAFSAKDSHRVAYVDQQASPNNVATKAENLTPEQINAKENIKAEQIVIKITDQGYVTSHGDHYHYYNGKVPFDAIISEELIMKDPAYQLQDADIVNEVKDGYIIKVNGTYYLYLKDPAHTTNVRTKAEIARQREEHLQSKVAAGESSRFVSQEVKAARAQGRYTTDDGYVFNPTDVIEDTGDAFIVPHGNHFHYIPKSDLSPSELAAAQNYWNSKKGEGIRPSYEQARKQGSNPVQIQGLNTGNPSAPTIAQLLQELYATPLSERHVETDGLVFDPAQITRRTDSGVVVPHGDHFHFIPYSQMSALEAQIAQAIAIGKPIEHGTNGIVPAPETKPINATEKPTSPQRHNGPYTTDDGYVFSPTDVIKDFGDSFLVPHGNHFHFIPKSDLSASELSAAQSYWDHKNGTPTPTQANPIGGLTPSLPEKPVPSQPSIQEKSLSQLLQELYATPLAERHVETDGLVFDPAQIIRRTEDGVAVPHGDHFHFILYSQMSPLEAKIARMIGIGTVPTVVEPLKPLEPETKPVEPTQPVKPEAPASEKQPKKTMYSQKELDAAKAEGRYISAEDGYIFKAEDIISDEGESYIIFRDNYTHWVDKESLSEKELAEAEAFCKEKGLTAPSADDVSYFDASKESADSVFERVAAKKVIPFERLPYNIGYASEVKKGKIIIPHRDHYHNLTISWFNDSEFFKAPSGYSLEDLFATVKYYLAHPEDRPYSQYGWGSVEEESKPETPVASESKPTEIASHPEREGKPNSQIVYTPEEIVAAKAAGRYTTSDGYIFDAKDIVEDLDDGYLVPHMTHSHYIPKKDLSEKEQEEARQYVDSAGLNKKTETKPTNPTKETALAIYNRVAAEKIVPVEAMPYNSAYVVDFQNGQMIIPHYDHYHNVSLSWFDDDLYHAPEGYTLEQFLATVKYYVTHPEDRPVSDDGFGSASEHGTINSSDTAEEEAMDYEPDEEELEQQRLAKEYGMSVDDFQDKLVTIALKYKVAMDSFSYQPEQKTVSLVTKDGQTVLVSLESLEELPVNE, encoded by the coding sequence ATGAAAAAGAAATATATCATTGGTAGTGTTGCAGCCATTGCTCTTAGTTTATGTAGTTATGAACTTGGTCGTCATCAGGCTTTTTCTGCAAAAGACAGTCATCGTGTAGCCTATGTGGATCAGCAAGCTTCTCCAAATAATGTCGCGACAAAAGCTGAAAATTTGACTCCTGAACAAATCAATGCCAAAGAAAATATCAAAGCGGAACAAATTGTCATCAAAATAACCGATCAAGGTTATGTCACATCTCATGGTGACCATTATCACTACTATAATGGGAAAGTTCCGTTTGATGCCATTATTAGTGAAGAATTGATTATGAAGGATCCTGCTTACCAATTGCAAGATGCAGATATTGTCAATGAGGTAAAAGATGGCTATATTATTAAGGTCAATGGAACCTATTATCTTTACTTAAAAGATCCAGCTCATACAACTAATGTACGGACCAAAGCAGAAATTGCTCGTCAGCGTGAAGAGCACCTGCAAAGCAAGGTTGCTGCGGGCGAGAGTAGCCGGTTTGTCTCTCAGGAAGTCAAGGCTGCAAGAGCACAAGGCCGTTATACGACAGATGATGGATATGTCTTTAACCCGACAGATGTCATTGAAGATACAGGTGATGCCTTTATTGTTCCTCATGGCAATCATTTCCACTATATTCCTAAGAGTGACTTGTCGCCAAGTGAGCTAGCAGCAGCACAGAATTATTGGAATAGTAAAAAAGGTGAGGGAATCCGTCCGTCTTACGAGCAAGCTAGAAAACAAGGTAGTAATCCAGTACAAATTCAAGGTTTGAATACGGGGAATCCGTCAGCTCCTACTATCGCTCAACTATTGCAGGAATTGTATGCAACTCCTCTTAGTGAGCGCCACGTAGAAACAGATGGTCTGGTATTTGATCCAGCACAGATTACTCGCCGAACAGACAGCGGAGTAGTGGTACCACATGGTGATCATTTCCATTTTATTCCATATTCTCAAATGTCAGCCCTTGAGGCACAAATTGCGCAGGCGATTGCTATTGGAAAACCGATTGAACATGGAACAAATGGTATCGTCCCTGCTCCTGAAACAAAACCAATCAATGCAACTGAAAAGCCAACTTCTCCTCAACGGCATAACGGTCCTTATACGACAGATGATGGCTATGTCTTTAGTCCGACAGATGTGATAAAAGATTTTGGCGATTCTTTTCTGGTACCACACGGTAATCATTTCCATTTTATTCCTAAGAGTGACTTATCTGCTAGCGAATTGAGCGCTGCCCAAAGCTATTGGGATCACAAAAACGGAACTCCCACTCCTACACAAGCTAATCCTATTGGAGGTTTAACTCCTTCATTGCCAGAGAAGCCGGTGCCAAGTCAGCCAAGTATCCAAGAAAAGAGCCTCTCTCAATTATTGCAGGAACTGTATGCAACTCCACTTGCGGAACGTCATGTAGAAACAGATGGCTTGGTCTTTGATCCGGCACAGATTATCCGTCGCACGGAAGATGGAGTAGCGGTACCACATGGTGATCACTTCCATTTTATTCTCTACTCTCAAATGTCACCTTTAGAAGCTAAAATTGCTCGCATGATTGGGATTGGAACGGTTCCTACAGTAGTAGAACCTCTGAAGCCATTAGAGCCAGAAACTAAGCCGGTAGAGCCTACCCAACCTGTAAAACCAGAAGCACCTGCATCTGAAAAACAGCCGAAGAAAACCATGTATTCACAAAAAGAATTGGACGCAGCAAAAGCGGAAGGACGCTATATATCAGCAGAGGATGGCTATATCTTTAAGGCTGAAGATATTATTAGCGATGAAGGAGAATCCTACATCATTTTCCGTGACAACTACACACACTGGGTGGATAAAGAGTCTCTTTCAGAAAAAGAATTAGCAGAAGCTGAGGCTTTCTGTAAAGAAAAAGGCTTGACAGCCCCAAGTGCAGATGATGTATCTTACTTTGATGCCAGCAAGGAAAGTGCCGACTCCGTCTTTGAACGAGTGGCAGCTAAGAAAGTCATTCCGTTTGAGCGCTTGCCTTATAATATAGGCTATGCTTCTGAAGTGAAAAAGGGCAAAATCATTATCCCACACAGAGATCATTACCATAACCTAACGATTTCTTGGTTCAATGATTCTGAATTCTTTAAGGCACCGAGTGGCTATAGCCTAGAAGATTTGTTTGCAACCGTCAAATACTATCTCGCTCATCCAGAAGATCGTCCATATTCGCAATATGGTTGGGGATCTGTGGAGGAAGAAAGCAAACCAGAAACTCCAGTAGCTTCAGAAAGTAAGCCGACTGAAATTGCTAGCCACCCAGAGCGAGAAGGCAAGCCAAATTCACAGATTGTCTATACACCAGAAGAAATTGTAGCTGCCAAGGCAGCCGGTCGCTATACGACTTCAGATGGCTACATCTTTGATGCCAAGGACATTGTTGAAGACCTTGATGATGGTTATCTAGTCCCTCACATGACTCACAGCCATTATATTCCAAAGAAAGATTTGTCTGAAAAGGAGCAAGAAGAAGCACGTCAGTATGTGGATTCGGCTGGTTTAAATAAAAAGACAGAAACTAAGCCAACTAATCCAACAAAGGAAACGGCACTTGCTATTTACAATCGTGTAGCGGCAGAAAAGATTGTCCCAGTCGAAGCGATGCCGTACAACTCCGCATATGTGGTTGATTTCCAAAATGGACAGATGATTATTCCGCATTATGATCACTACCATAACGTTTCTCTTTCTTGGTTTGATGATGACCTTTATCATGCACCAGAAGGATATACCTTGGAACAATTTCTTGCAACAGTTAAATATTATGTGACACATCCAGAAGATCGTCCAGTATCTGACGACGGTTTTGGTAGTGCAAGTGAGCATGGAACAATAAATAGTTCAGATACTGCCGAAGAGGAAGCAATGGACTATGAGCCAGATGAGGAAGAGTTGGAGCAACAAAGACTAGCCAAAGAATACGGAATGTCAGTGGATGATTTCCAAGATAAACTCGTCACAATTGCTTTAAAATATAAGGTGGCTATGGATAGTTTTAGCTACCAACCAGAGCAAAAAACGGTTTCATTGGTGACAAAAGATGGTCAAACAGTTCTTGTTTCTCTTGAAAGTTTAGAAGAACTTCCAGTGAATGAATAA
- a CDS encoding DegV family protein, which yields MKLAVITDTSAVLQPVERDDLFVLDIPVTIGETTYVEGKNLSVDEFYQKMASASELPKTSQPSLSDLVEILSRLQKEGYTHVIGLFLSSGISGFYQNIQYLKDEFDGMTIVFPDSKITSAPLGMMVENILKRYELGLSFEDILAKLEQEIAGIAAFIMVDDLDHLVKGGRLSNGAALLGNLLSIKPILSFTDEGKIEVYEKVRTEKKAVKRLLEILLEQTQNGRYQIAIIHANAPQKAEEFKQLLQENGIACELSIVSLGSVIGTHVGEGAIAFGISPIIDEE from the coding sequence ATGAAATTGGCCGTAATTACAGATACATCAGCTGTACTGCAACCGGTAGAGAGAGATGATCTTTTTGTATTAGATATTCCTGTAACGATTGGAGAGACGACCTATGTTGAAGGGAAAAATCTAAGTGTAGATGAATTTTATCAGAAAATGGCGTCAGCCTCTGAATTACCAAAAACGAGTCAGCCAAGCCTATCTGATTTGGTCGAAATTCTCAGCCGTTTACAAAAAGAAGGCTATACTCATGTTATCGGCTTGTTCTTATCTTCTGGGATTTCAGGCTTTTATCAAAATATCCAGTATTTAAAAGACGAATTTGACGGTATGACAATTGTCTTTCCAGATAGTAAGATTACCTCAGCCCCGCTTGGTATGATGGTAGAAAATATCTTGAAACGCTATGAACTAGGCCTGTCTTTTGAAGACATTTTAGCAAAACTAGAACAAGAGATAGCTGGAATCGCTGCCTTTATCATGGTTGATGATTTGGATCATTTGGTCAAAGGAGGACGCTTATCAAATGGCGCAGCTCTTCTAGGCAACCTTCTTAGCATCAAACCAATTTTATCTTTTACTGATGAAGGGAAGATAGAAGTATACGAAAAAGTTCGTACCGAGAAAAAAGCTGTGAAGCGCCTATTGGAAATTTTACTAGAACAGACCCAAAATGGTCGTTATCAAATTGCCATTATTCATGCAAATGCACCGCAAAAGGCTGAAGAATTTAAACAATTGTTACAAGAAAATGGCATAGCCTGTGAGTTGTCGATTGTATCCTTGGGTTCTGTTATTGGAACACATGTAGGTGAGGGCGCAATTGCTTTTGGTATTTCACCGATTATTGATGAGGAGTAG
- the trmD gene encoding tRNA (guanosine(37)-N1)-methyltransferase TrmD — MKIDILTLFPEMFAPLEHSIVGKAQEKGLLDIAYHNFRENAEKSRHVDDEPYGGGQGMLLRAQPIFDAYDQIEKTSPRVILLDPAGKRFDQSYAEELAQEDHLIFICGHYEGYDERIKTLVTDEISLGDYVLTGGELAAMTMVDATVRLIPEVIGKEASHTDDSFSSGLLEYPQYTRPYDFRGMLVPDVLMSGHHENIRKWRLYESLKKTYERRPDLLEQYELSDEETKILEEIKSLGCAD, encoded by the coding sequence ATGAAGATTGATATTTTGACCCTCTTTCCAGAGATGTTTGCGCCCTTGGAGCATTCGATTGTTGGTAAGGCTCAGGAAAAAGGCTTGCTTGATATTGCCTACCATAATTTCAGAGAAAATGCGGAAAAATCTCGCCATGTAGACGATGAACCTTACGGAGGCGGTCAGGGGATGTTGCTACGAGCTCAGCCGATTTTTGATGCTTATGATCAGATTGAGAAGACCTCTCCTCGTGTTATCTTGCTAGATCCTGCTGGTAAGCGGTTTGATCAATCCTATGCGGAAGAGTTAGCCCAGGAAGACCATTTGATTTTCATCTGTGGTCATTATGAGGGGTATGACGAGCGCATTAAGACCTTGGTGACGGACGAGATTTCATTAGGTGATTATGTCCTTACAGGAGGAGAACTTGCTGCGATGACCATGGTGGATGCGACTGTTCGCTTGATTCCAGAAGTGATTGGTAAGGAAGCCAGCCATACAGATGATAGTTTTTCATCAGGTTTGTTGGAATACCCTCAATATACGCGTCCCTATGATTTTAGGGGGATGCTGGTACCGGATGTTCTCATGAGTGGTCATCATGAAAATATCCGCAAATGGCGCCTGTATGAGAGTTTGAAAAAAACCTATGAGCGCAGACCAGATTTACTAGAGCAGTACGAGCTATCTGACGAAGAGACTAAGATATTAGAAGAAATCAAGAGTCTAGGATGTGCTGACTAG
- a CDS encoding DUF1149 family protein, translating into MNIIRDKELVNQYHFDVRNSEWEENNGVPTTKLKVDFQLIDRNEEEQKMSIIVILRFMIVLDHFVISGAMSQGIHMTDRVVQDVDEFTEGEKRFLVDPLLDMLKRLTYEVTEIALDAPGVNLEF; encoded by the coding sequence ATGAATATTATTCGTGATAAAGAGCTTGTTAACCAGTATCATTTTGATGTTCGCAATAGCGAATGGGAAGAAAACAATGGTGTTCCAACAACTAAGTTAAAAGTTGATTTTCAATTGATTGATCGAAACGAAGAAGAGCAGAAGATGTCGATTATTGTGATTTTACGTTTCATGATTGTATTGGATCACTTTGTGATTTCAGGTGCGATGAGTCAAGGTATCCATATGACAGACAGAGTTGTTCAGGATGTAGATGAATTTACCGAAGGAGAAAAACGTTTCTTGGTTGATCCGCTATTGGATATGCTCAAGCGTTTGACCTATGAAGTAACAGAAATCGCCTTGGATGCCCCGGGTGTAAATTTGGAGTTTTAA
- a CDS encoding metal ABC transporter solute-binding protein, Zn/Mn family, translated as MKRRKIFLFLCSLISCVGMAACSRETQQSQQGMKIVTSFYPIYSMVREIAGDVNDVRMIQSSSGIHSFEPSANDVAAIYDADVFVYHSRTLESWAGSLDPTLQKSTVKVIEASQGMSLDKVPGLEDMKAGEGIDEKTLYDPHTWLDPEKVAEEAQIIAQQLSEVDPTNKELYTKKAEKLSQDAHALTKKYQPIFEQTSQKTFVTQHTAFSYLAKRFGLEQLGIAGISPEQEPSPRQLAEIEEFVKHYKVQTIFVESNASSKVAETLVKSTGVALKTLNPLEADPENEASYLENLEANIAILAKELK; from the coding sequence ATGAAACGAAGAAAAATATTTCTCTTCCTCTGTAGCCTTATTTCTTGTGTTGGAATGGCTGCTTGTAGCAGGGAAACACAGCAAAGTCAGCAGGGAATGAAGATAGTTACGAGCTTTTATCCTATTTATTCTATGGTTAGAGAAATTGCTGGAGATGTCAATGATGTCCGTATGATTCAATCAAGTAGTGGCATTCATTCTTTTGAACCGTCAGCAAATGATGTCGCAGCTATCTATGATGCCGATGTCTTTGTGTATCATTCAAGAACCCTAGAATCTTGGGCTGGGTCACTCGATCCTACCTTGCAAAAATCAACTGTCAAAGTGATTGAAGCCTCTCAAGGAATGAGTTTGGATAAGGTTCCAGGCCTGGAAGATATGAAAGCTGGTGAGGGAATAGATGAGAAAACACTTTATGACCCACATACTTGGTTAGATCCTGAAAAAGTTGCGGAAGAGGCCCAGATTATTGCACAGCAGTTGTCAGAAGTGGATCCAACGAATAAGGAACTGTATACGAAAAAGGCTGAAAAACTGAGCCAAGACGCTCATGCTTTAACCAAAAAATACCAGCCTATTTTTGAACAAACTTCACAAAAGACCTTCGTCACTCAACATACAGCCTTTTCCTATTTGGCGAAGCGTTTTGGCTTAGAACAATTGGGGATTGCAGGGATTTCACCAGAACAAGAACCTAGTCCACGCCAGTTGGCTGAAATTGAAGAATTTGTGAAACATTACAAGGTTCAAACCATTTTTGTCGAGAGTAATGCTTCTTCAAAAGTAGCTGAAACCCTGGTCAAATCAACAGGAGTCGCCTTGAAAACCTTGAATCCTCTGGAAGCTGATCCAGAGAATGAAGCCAGTTATTTGGAAAATTTAGAGGCAAATATTGCCATATTAGCAAAGGAATTAAAATAG
- a CDS encoding DeoR/GlpR family DNA-binding transcription regulator yields MLKSERKQMIVETIKERQFVKLEDLVILLHSSESTVRRDLDELEMAGKLRRVHGGAESLPNLQEEESIVQKSVKNVQEKRQIAQKAASLVEDGDVLFLDAGTTTELMIDYLVAADLTVVTNSVHHAVKLVDKGFYTIIIGGKVKKSTDASIGAVALEQIRQLHFTKAFLGMNGVDSHDYTTPDIEEGAIKRTVLNNASQAYVLVDSSKFGPISFTKVAEIERAHLICCRTESNLLATIKKKTRVIEV; encoded by the coding sequence ATTCTTAAATCAGAACGCAAACAGATGATTGTGGAAACCATTAAGGAGCGCCAGTTTGTTAAGCTAGAAGATTTGGTGATATTGCTACATTCTTCTGAATCAACTGTCAGACGCGATTTAGATGAGTTGGAAATGGCTGGAAAATTGCGCCGTGTACATGGTGGGGCTGAAAGTCTACCCAATCTTCAGGAAGAAGAATCAATCGTTCAAAAATCTGTCAAAAACGTTCAAGAAAAACGACAAATCGCTCAAAAAGCTGCCAGTTTGGTAGAAGATGGGGATGTCCTCTTTCTTGATGCAGGAACAACGACTGAGTTGATGATTGATTACTTGGTGGCAGCTGATTTAACGGTAGTGACCAATTCCGTTCACCATGCTGTCAAGCTAGTAGATAAGGGCTTTTATACTATTATCATTGGCGGTAAGGTCAAAAAGTCAACAGATGCTTCTATCGGAGCTGTGGCACTAGAACAGATTCGGCAGCTGCATTTCACCAAGGCCTTTCTAGGGATGAATGGTGTTGATAGCCATGACTACACGACACCAGACATAGAAGAAGGAGCGATTAAGCGGACGGTTTTGAACAATGCCAGTCAAGCTTATGTCTTAGTCGATTCGTCTAAATTTGGTCCGATTTCTTTTACAAAAGTGGCAGAAATCGAAAGAGCACATCTCATTTGTTGTCGTACCGAGAGCAATCTACTGGCAACTATAAAGAAAAAAACGAGGGTAATTGAAGTATGA